A part of Aegilops tauschii subsp. strangulata cultivar AL8/78 chromosome 2, Aet v6.0, whole genome shotgun sequence genomic DNA contains:
- the LOC109752479 gene encoding probable amidase At4g34880: protein MQAEFKLSLNAYLADLVSSPVRSLAQVIAFNNAHPIETESPCLLLERMTDFGQSNLIAAEDTNGIGPVEGAAIGRLKELNTDGLEKLMKEHQLVAILAPNDDASSLLAIGGNPCIVVPAGYDEQGVPFGICFGGLKVYEPRLIEMAYAFEQATKVRRPPMFKP from the exons ATGCAAGCAGAGTTCAAGCTAAGCCTGAACGCGTATTTGGCAGACTTGGTCTCATCTCCGGTCCGCTCCCTCGCCCAAGTTATAGCATTCAACAACGCACATCCCATAGAG ACTGAGAGTCCATGTTTGCTGCTGGAGAGGATGACAGATTTCGGGCAGAGTAACCTTATTGCAGCCGAGGATACAAATGGAATTGGCCCTGTGGAGGGAGCCGCAATCGGGCGCCTGAAGGAGCTGAACACGGATGGACTGGAGAAACTGATGAAGGAGCACCAACTGGTTGCGATCCTGGCGCCCAACGACGACGCTTCCAGCCTTCTCGCCATCGGCGGCAACCCTTGCATCGTTGTGCCGGCGGGGTATGACGAGCAGGGTGTCCCCTTTGGCATATGCTTTGGCGGGCTGAAAGTGTACGAGCCGAGGCTGATCGAGATGGCATATGCTTTCGAGCAGGCTACCAAAGTGAGGAGGCCACCAATGTTCAAGCCCTAG
- the LOC109752481 gene encoding probable amidase At4g34880, whose product MAWLRLQAVAAVLALLAAAGVTHSFEFHEATVDAIQLGFRNGSLTSAALVRFYLDQIRRMNPLLHAVIEVNPDALRQAARADAERRRGMATGALHGVPVLLKDNIATCDALNTTAGSLALLGSVVKRDAGVAARLRRAGAVVLGKASLSEWANFRNVHNGWSARGGQTRNPYVLSSDPCGSSSGSGVAAAANMAAVTLGTETDGSILCPSSFNSVVGIKPTVGLTSRAGVVPITPRQDSVGPMCRTVSDAVHVLDAIVGYDKLDAAATRTASKYIPRGGYLQFLKKDGLKGKRIGVPNEFFQGVGEKQMRVYKQHLATIRKHGAVVIENLDIATGRQDIVSNEWTAMLTEFKLSMNEYLADLSYSPVHSLAGIIAFNKAHPIEERLKDFGQQNLILAQNTNGIGHVERARIRLLKKLSANGLEKMMKEQQLDAIVAPEHYASNHLAIGGHPGIVVPAGYNEKGVPFGICFGGLQGYEPRLIEMAYAFEQATEVRRPPTFKP is encoded by the exons ATGGCTTGGCTGCGGCTGCAGGCTGTCGCCGCCGTCCTAGCTCTGCTAGCGGCCGCCGGCGTCACGCACAGCTTCGAGTTCCATGAGGCCACCGTGGACGCCATCCAGCTCGGCTTCCGCAACGGCAGCCTCACCTCGGCCGCCCTCGTCCGGTTCTACCTGGACCAGATCCGCCGCATGAACCCGCTGCTGCACGCCGTCATCGAGGTTAACCCGGACGCGCTCCGGCAGGCAGCACGCGCTGACGCCGAACGCCGTCGCGGCATGGCCACGGGCGCGCTGCATGGGGTCCCCGTCCTGCTCAAGGACAACATCGCCACCTGTGACGCTCTCAACACCACGGCTGGGTCGCTGGCGCTCCTCGGCTCTGTGGTGAAGCGCGACGCCGGCGTGGCGGCCAGGCTGCGGCGCGCTGGCGCCGTGGTGCTCGGCAAGGCCAGCCTCTCCGAGTGGGCCAACTTCCGAAACGTCCACAACGGGTGGAGCGCGCGCGGTGGCCAGACGCGCAACCCGTATGTGTTGTCGTCCGACCCGTGTGGGTCGAGCTCCGGGTCGGGCGTGGCCGCGGCGGCAAACATGGCGGCCGTGACACTGGGTACCGAGACCGACGGCTCCATACTCTGCCCGTCGTCGTTCAACTCCGTGGTCGGCATCAAGCCCACCGTCGGGCTCACCAGCCGCGCCGGCGTCGTCCCCATCACCCCTAGACAAGACAGCGTCGG ACCGATGTGTCGGACAGTGTCGGATGCAGTCCACGTGCTGGACGCCATCGTTGGCTACGACAAGCTCGATGCCGCGGCCACTCGAACAGCATCCAAGTACATCCCTCGCGGCGGATATCTTCAGTTCTTGAAGAAGGATGGGCTAAAAGGGAAGAGAATCGGTGTCCCCAATGAATTCTTTCAAGGAGTTGGAGAGAAGCAGATGAGGGTGTACAAACAGCACCTCGCCACAATTAG GAAACACGGAGCCGTGGTGATCGAGAACCTTGACATTGCCACCGGCCGTCAAGATATTGTTTCCAATGAGTGGACTGCCATGCTGACGGAGTTCAAGTTGAGCATGAACGAGTACTTGGCGGACCTGTCCTACTCTCCAGTCCATTCTCTTGCAGGCATCATAGCTTTCAACAAAGCGCATCCTATTGAG GAGAGGCTAAAAGATTTCGGGCAACAAAACCTTATCTTAGCCCAAAACACAAATGGCATTGGCCATGTTGAGAGAGCTCGGATCCGCCTGCTGAAGAAGCTCTCCGCGAATGGCCTGGAGAAGATGATGAAGGAGCAACAACTGGACGCGATCGTTGCACCCGAGCATTATGCTTCCAACCATCTCGCCATTGGCGGCCACCCCGGTATCGTTGTGCCAGCTGGGTACAACGAGAAGGGTGTCCCTTTTGGCATATGCTTTGGCGGGCTGCAGGGATATGAGCCGAGGCTGATCGAGATGGCCTATGCTTTCGAGCAGGCTACTGAAGTGAGAAGGCCACCTACGTTCAAGCCTTAG